The region GGGTTTTCtccccacatctaaaacttatcATTTCTTCTCGTTTCCTAATCATCTTGTAGGcctaatagaccgatccagcccacgacgcacgtgtgagcaagaactagtggggctctccaatgcctttctgcacaactctgccgcgcgcccCAAGCATTCGCACACGcgtgtcggaccttagtgtcggaccttcgttgcgttgtgattggtcaatacgcaatggggcggagcttaatggagcGGTCTATTGGCTCTGTTGGATGCATAATAAATAATCATCTTCCCATCCTCCCTACAGCATGGCACGACAGAAGTCAGGGAACTAGTCAATATCATTGACTTCTTCAATGCGCACATCGCTGCAGATCTTAAATCAGATAAAGGTAAGATAGCTAGGAATTCTCTCAAAAGATGAAGGCTTTCATTGTATCTTTCTCGATAAATGTgactataaatcagcattacgtttACAAAAATTACCTTACCTTTAACGTTTAAAGGTAGggtaattattgtaaaaaaaatgaagccTATACcatatgtaggtcagcccttgtattGCTTGTAGTGGATAAGTGAATCAGACttaagctcttgtgtttctgatcagagcagagtgtgggttcaagtcccggtcgtgacacttgtgtccttaagcgagacacttaaccattgctgctgtgtccttcagatgggacgtaaagctgtaggtcctgtgtgttgtgtaatgcacattaaagaatccagtgcacttcTCATTAAGAGAAGATGTTCGCCCCactgttcctggtctgatcgtcGGTAGATTACGTCTCATCACCTTGTAAAACAataacatggtgctataaaggaatatatctcatacttcaaaacaaagCTCAACATAACTTGCAGGTTTTTTCcctctttgtttttttattttatttttttgaggaTCAAATATAATGCCTGTTTCACAATTTTCATGATTTCTGTTATCCTTACATTTTTCTTGTCTTGATTTGACTCCATTCAGTGGATGAGTTTCCAGTCCTTAAGGCTGATGCCATTAAGTACGTGATGGCATTCCGTCAGATCATCCCAGCCGAGGTCTTGGCTGCCGCTATACCATGCCTCATCAACCTCTTGAAGGGAGAGAGTACAGTAGTTCATACATATGCAGCTCATGCCTTAGAGAGACTCTTCACTGTCAAGTTGGCCAACGGACAACCAGCGTAAGTTTACTTAACCCtcttactgtttgaccattcctTGAGAGACCTTTCACTGTCAAGTTAGCCAACGGACAACCAGCGTAAGTTtacttaaccctcctactatttgacCATTCATGTTAAGTTGGCCCTATACAACCGTCATAAGTTTCCTGAATATCTCCCTAAATGTTGTACATAATCTCCCTGGTTGCAGAATGCAAATGTTGGTTTATAATTTGAGTCTTAGAAAGTCAAACTTCAAGTGCCCTTGTGGTCTGTACAGAGTGCCCCATCGAGTAGATTCatctgaagacgatcagagtatacaatagaaaatgttgagaccacaccggcttATTTCAGAGTAGCAGAGTATACTGGtgaaaacgttgagaccacaccggctcagACCCAACATTAACACAagagatttaatacatggttgtacccacaagtttactatttatttatttatttgtagttcTCAGTTTCATCTGACATGAtttcttgttttacttttacagTATACCGGTAGAGAGTGTGAAGCCACACATTGAACCACTTCTAGTTAACCTCTTTGCCGCTATTGAACTATCTGGATCAGAAGAGAATGAGTACGTTATGAAAGGTGAGTACTTtaagagtttttgttttatcataaaggcactggacacgtttggtaatatatATATTagaattaaaaacttacttggtaatgagcgatggagagctgttgctagtataaaacattgtgagaaacggcttcctctgaagtaatgtagattttgagaaagaagaaattacccactcaaatatttgaacctGAGAACTGAAGCCTTTCTTAGGCATTTGAaggcacacacatttgtgcaacaaagttttttattattttttttatttttcttgtaacttcaatgaccaattgagtccaaatttttaaagatttgttattatatgcataggttgggatacaccaagtgagaagactggtctttgacaactaccaaagtgtccagtgccataatttgttaagagtgattaccaaatgtataccttccctttatctATGTCTCTCTTATCTATAGTTGCGAAAGTCATATCCTTTTGGCCTCCCCTAACTATAGTTTAGAAAGTTGTATCATAGATTGGTCTGTCAGAACTATAGTTAGAACGATTGAAACAATTCCTTAGTTTGATAAATCTTGCGTCTTTCTTCCAGCCATCATGAGATCGTTGGTTTTGATGAAAGCAGAAGTTGGTCCTTACCTTCAAGTCATTGTCGGAAAGTTGACGGAGAAACTACTACTAGTTAGCAAGGTAAAACGCTTAAAGACATTAATGaagttttgttttagttttctggttttctgttttgttttgggttgttgttttggtttttgtgtTGGGGGGGTGGGGTCAAAGTGATATAAGAGAACAAACATCAATCAGACATTGTTTATGTTCATCATTTTCAAAGTAATTCTTTGCAGATGTGATTTGCTTCCTATTAAAATCTTATTTCAGATGTTTAGCCCTCAGAAAATTCCACAAAACTGTTCataattagttttatttaataaatttaataacttttatttattgatttcagAATCCAAGCAAGCCTCATTTCAACCATTATTTATTTGAGGCGTTGAGTCTGTCAGTCAGAGCTGGTTGCCAAGCTGATGCAGCGAATGTCTCAATCTTTGAGATGGCATTGTTTCCACCGTTTCAAGATATCCTCTCGGCGGACATTGCAGGTAAGGTCGTAAAAAATAAAGACTCTAAAATAGTCTCTCTACTGGAGAAAGTAACTTTCATGTTCATGAAATAATGATAAAATGACAATACATGAAATCATTTGACATTGTTTTCTTGAAGATGTGCACATTTCTTGAAGAAACCAAGTCATCCAGTCTTCATGCATCAAGAGATCTCTCCTTGACTCAACCCATACAACTCAaagtttttaaatctttttggggttgaataaaaaacaattgacgagagtgggactcgaaccaacgacctctggattaacgtgccggcgatctaccaactgagctatctagccttatgTTGGCGTTCTCCCtaatttgtcaacatctttgtttggggatgccagtcagaagccatacaacgtTTTATATCTTTGTAATATCTTTGTCCCTTGCCTAGTTCCATCTGTATTTGCAAGAATACTTCACATAAGGACAATGTTTAGTTCATATATGTTTCTATTTTATCTTCTACTATGTAGAGTTCATCCCGTACGTGTTTCAGATCATGTCCTTGATGCTTGAGATGCACTCTGACTGCCCAGAGTCTTACATGGCTCTGTTTCCTCATCTTCTCATGCCTGTACTATGGGAGAAACTCGGCAATGTACCACCACTAGTCAGACTTATCCAAGCCTACATCGAGAAAGGAGCAGCGGCCATCATCAAACAGGGAAAAGTGGTGAGTCAAATGCTTTAAGTTTCCTCTACAGATTTCTCATCATCAGGGCCCATTTCATATAGCCTGcaggcacaaaaacttgctaagcacgtaaaaatattgcttagcagaatacggttaccagccaaaattccatgaaGTTTACATTGATATGACTGGTACCCTACTAATTTTTATGTAGATTTgctcagcagtattttctgctaaatgctttataaaattaggccAAGGGCCCTGTTTCATtaaactgttaagcagaaaatacctcTTGACAAATTTCGTAGCTAGGAAAAAAAGGGTAGCgggcaccagtcaaaacaaaGTATTCGTAAGGTagtttttgctggtaacctgtttcagtTCAGCAATACTTTGGAGGAAGTttaggctctgtggctcttttgtaaacatgtgacgcCACAGAATACATGGTCTATATGATGTTGAATTAAAGACGTCCTTTTATTTGTATAATTGTATTCTGTTAACATTTGTGTATGTTGTTGACTTGTTCTTGATGCTTTGTAACTTTTGCTGTTTATACTTTGTCCGTCATTCTAACTATTTGATGTACTTTGAATTCATAGATATGTGTGCATTTAAATTCTTCTCTTATACAACttaaaattcctttttttatgTTATATGGATTTATGATATTATTTATGAAATGTCCGTTTGTGTAAAGTCTGTCTGTGTGAGTTACTTGGTGATTGAGATTGTTCATTCCCAGTgttgccaaataataataataataataataataattataataagacttgaaatgcgcacgtatccatcctgctgggtgttcaaggcgcataATGCCGATGAAACTATTCAttgtagtttttattattatttggtaaTGATTTTGATTATTTAGTATTTTTACCACTGTTGGGTCTTGTTGTTTTTCGACTCAAAGTCTTTGAAATCGTCTTCTTactgaaatcaaattttgttcaatttcAACTAGATTTAAATTACTGTTTTAAATCTCATCTTTTCTCATAATTCTCGTAAAACAGGCCTATTGTAAAGATTAGTAGTTGTATATTTACATGGTATATTTGCATTGTGTATTTGTTATgcattttaatattgtttttgtttatgtctcTTTTACTCTGTGCCTTCAGCACCCAGCAGGGTTTGATTCGTATAGAGCCAACCTTTCCACAAATATGAGTAGCATACGtaaatgcataataataatacgtaaatgcataataataattatgttgaataTAATTTCAAATATTTCCCTGACTTTGTACAATACCCCCCCGATtgtaaaatgcaaataaaaGGCAGTTCTGTACACTAGACCACAAATTGTTATCACGATTATAATTCTTTAAGTTCATTCCAATTCCTGAATATTCACTGACGGCTTTTCCGGTCAACATTATTTATTGACTGAGTTTCTTTGCTTGCTTTTATTTAGCTTGGTCTCCTAGGCGTGTTTCAGAAACTCATATCCTCCAAAGCCAACGATCATCAGGGGTTTTACCTCATGCAAAGTCTGCTTGAACATATGGAAACGTAAGTGTTGTCTAGtgggtaagacactgctctagagttacAAAGGTCaggagtaatatgcatgtgattctttccacagagcttgggaaagttctgagtatagtgtgctgacacacatcggtgtatacgggtaaaaccaaaataaatactttaatccctgatgcaaatttccatctagtAAGTTATCATGGTTTATAAtttttcctttgtggtttatcacttgagatggctcagttggtagccCGGGGGCACTGTCATCCAGAGATTGCAGGTTTAAGTCCCACTTCGGttaattttactttatttaacCCAACAATCataatttataattataaaaatcatGACTGGACTTTcactaaaaaaagaaatttaatgttttgtttttcccatgAGATTCTTTTGAATTATAAGGTTGAAGTTAATTGTACTATTGAGAACATTTTAGAGAAGCTTTTAGCTTTGTTTGGTGcaaacttgcataacaaaaatatttaaagaaatTCTGCATTTCTTTCTCATTTCAGGACAGCATTGACAGAACATATCCACAAGATCTTTCTTCTACTTTTCCAGAGACTGGCACACtcaaaaacaaccaaatttGTAAAAGGTAAGAAACCGTTTTCTGAAACGCTTATTTACTCTAGTTCTTGTTGTCTACTGGTCAGGAACTGCCTAGATTCTTAAGGATTTTTTCCTGATTTAGGGGTTTTCTCAAAACCTCACAGAGCCTTGAAATTGTGGTGTGATTGATTGGAATTGAGATTCATGTGTGTGATGTTCATCTCTTGTAGGTTTGTTGGTGTTCTTCAGTTTGTTTGCCGTCAAACACGGAGCAGATGCACTCGTAAGAATGATTGAAGAAATACAAGCAAAGTAAGCATATTATTCTGTTACattcaatattttgaaaaagcaTCTTTAGCTTacagtttttaattatttttaataaaaagggTATAACTGGAATATAGAGTTGTGACGAGGTTTTAATGGACTGtttgaaaccttgcagggtcaagGCTGTGCGATAAATAGCCTTGCCATGGGCTCTGTTCCTTTATTGCAAAGCCACGACCATGCCAGTTTTAAACGACCATTAAAGACCTCGccaccactcttttattccctcaTTTAAAATTAGAAATTatgatttgtaatttttgtttcaggatGTTCGGAATGGTTGTAGAGAAGTTGTACATTCCTGAAGTGCAGAAAGTGTCTGGTCACATTGAGCGGAAGATTTGTGCCGTCGGAATCACTAAAATCCTCACAGAGTGTCCCGCAGTCCTGGAACCTCCGCTACATGGATACTGGTGAGGTTTCTACTTTTAACTTTGGCTTCCTCTAACAGCCTCCTGTACATAGTTAATttctagttatttatttattatttgctttaacattatattgtttttgtacattttatgcgctttagattttgttacatttctatgtgctacatgtacttaattctcacaattgGTCTTTTTCTCCaccaagagtatggaataaacgtattATTGAATTAATTGAATTGAGATTTAACCTAAGTTCcattgctgtaaaaaaaaaaagcctctgTATATTTTCAATCCTTACCTATGCATTATCTCAATTTAGCCTTCGGCTACAAGTGCAGTGTTTTtactaaaccagaataataataatgaatattaaCATTGATACTAACATCTTTACAGGATACCTTTACTTCAAGCCTTGGTCCATCTCTTTGAGCTTCCAGAAGATGACAGTCTACCAGATGATGAACACTTTATAGAAGTAGAAGATACCCCTGGGTACCAGACGGCCTACTCCCAGTTGGCATTTGCTGGTAAGCACGAGACGGATCCGTTCCGAGGCGCTGTACCAGACGCCAAGATCTTCCTAGCTCAGGGGCTTAAGAAAATCTGCACTACCCACCCAAAGGTGAGACTtatttccaaggaccaaataccaTGCCTGCAACTTTTGTTTAgcaaatttttattaaatggCGTATTTCGCTTTCTCCATTATTTTTCTGCCTTCAGTTAATTGAATCAATCAAGACTGGCATGGATCCAAAAGTTGCTTTGTGTCTTCAGGGGTACCTCCATACAGCAAACATCACTCTGGGATGAAAAAACAAAGATGAAAACATCAACATCACTCTGggatgaaaaacaaacaagatgAAAACATCAATATCACTCCAGGATATATAAGATGAAGCGTCAACTTTACTCTTGGATGAACAAGCAGGAAAGGTTTTGAAACGGATGTTCTAGCACTGTTGCTACAAGACCCGTCTTGTTCAGCACACTGCATGATCCATtctgattaaagggaaggtatgcgttggtaatcacttttcaaaaattcataaaaaaccTTTGGTTACAAACCTACAGCACTTTGCGATAGTATAAATAGGCATGGTATTCATCCTACTTTAGTCGGATTTCCGATAATTTACCTTGAGAAAGTTGTGATAAAAtaacctggggtcgatttaggagttaggacgagtaactcgtcctaacttaggattaatcttaaggtctgcatgctacagtgcagggttgggactcgtcctaagtcctaagattataCTTAACacgttaggaagagttttgtgaaatcgacggctggaaaGTCTTCTAAAGCCTGTTACATGCGTACAACGTAGGTCACCACTTGTACTCTATAacattttcctactttttttccaaggtTCAGATATTTTGGGAAAACATTTCACTCCAAGTTATGTGGTTGTGTAAAAAGATCTTGGTTATTATATCCCAAAAATTGAATCCGAGTTGAGGGTTAATGCAATaaggtttctcagattgtgtatttctatcAGGGAATATTCTTCCTTCGTGGGACAAATTTGCTCTGGACTttcagtgatatctcaaaaaccatcttttgaaatgaaattttcaaaggttagttttgttgtataatacatgtacatttatgtagGATTAAATCAAtagaacggttccaaaaactaaaggtatCCTTTGCCTTTAATGGCATCAAAGGTCTGttctatctacatgtatttaagaTAACTTCTACCACTGCCAGAAATTGTTATAAAAGTTACAGAAGACTTCGTTCCAAATCCCTAAAAATCTAGTAGAATTGATGTGATAGTCCATAATAGTATGGATGATAAGGTGTTGGAGTTTATATCAAGGAAGGATCTTAGTTAATCCCATTGAGGCAGAAAAGCATGTGGTGGCCAATCAGGAATGTGGAAGCAGGAAATTGAAACTGGTTGGAGCGACTTTTAAGGTGACCCTTTCAAAAGCAAAATTGATTTGCCTGTTCCAGAGCAAAGTTCCAGGTCTGCTATTTCCCAAACCCTCCCGTCATCAACACAGGAATTGTGTAACATAACTCTTTACCATATCTGTGTACCTAAAATACATCTTTTGTATAATTTGAACaaataacaatataaataatGCATTAATATTATATACAAAAGATATTCAAATGTATATAGCATTGTAGATTGAAGTTGCCCAAATGCATGTGTTGACAATACAATAATGTGTTTTAAAGTGTCAAGGTTTATATGCGCGTCTCAGAAATTTTTGTATGCTTaaatctttccttttttttgtacGTACTGCTGAAAGATTGACTTTGAAAAGGTCCTTAAACAATGCCAAGTTCTTGTGATtgctttagaaaaaaacaagaaaaattgtacaatttaaatacatttagcaaaaataaaaagttattaaCAAACATTAAGGATGACTCATTATTATTCAGTTACTCATAgcctcttgtttttgtttattaagtTCACACAaattttcactcattttcataaaattatacatttaaaaattaatttttttgtgtttcctatttaatattaaaataagaTCATAGATTGGTGGATAAATGACTGTAACACTTTATTGGTGTAGAAAGTAGTGTAAACTGTTGAGAGAGATTTTcctttgaagtgaaatggttTGGATATTCTTTCACCCAAATCATTTGAATATGTGTAATGATTTATGCATGAATCGCTTCTGGATTCTCAGTTAGGGATTGTTTTTAATGTTCTTGTGAAATACCGTAACAGTTTTTGGCTGATTCTTCAGCATGTAACCGCCATATTCATCTGAAGCTTCCacattgtatctttctttataatttggCCGGTAAATCAGCATAAAATGGTTTTGTAAAACACAAAtatcaacagatttacattaaacttgcatggGTTAAAGATAAtgacggtagaaagcttccccttaaaaaattacttgctgaggcaTGCGTGAAACAattttacacacaaaatgttGGTCTCTGTGGaacggaaattattttagccTGTTTCAAACAACAGGTTTACGCGACTCTACTGTACACATtgtagggattcatgtcgtgACCAAAAACCTGATCTAAAATGGGAATTaaagttgacaaaaaaacaatctatatACCCGCCTTCGATACCAATAAAAAAATATCTCACTGACACACGGTGACATTGCATAATTTTACATCTTGTATATATATACATTCACAGACAACAAGTTTTTACAAAACCTCACAAGTCATACTTATTTACATGGTTAC is a window of Asterias rubens chromosome 21, eAstRub1.3, whole genome shotgun sequence DNA encoding:
- the LOC117304687 gene encoding exportin-2-like isoform X2 produces the protein MEGTPQNLQTLAASLQQTLSANITERRAAESYLESVEGSANYSILLLQLVSKEDIDITIRISAAITFKNFVRRNWRVVEDVANKINDADRNVVKDQIIELMLRMPEQLQRQLSDSISIIGKEDFPHKWPKLLEQMKMKLESDDINAISGILRTGHSLFKRYRHEFKSQELWVEIKMVLDTLAEPLTKLFEKTAHLAQVKRQEPVPNVLSIKACYDALVLMSKVFYSLNYQDLPEYFEDNMKAWMTNFLTLVHDDVPLLHTKDTEEAGTLERLKSQICDNVALYAQKYDEEFGPFLPDFVTAIWNLLITTGSQVKYDLLVSNAIQFLASVADREHYKSLFESPEILSSICEKVIVPNMEFRASDEELFEFNPEEYIRRDIEGSDIDTRRRAACDLVRSLCKFFEAPVTQIFSNYVTAMLQLYASNPVNNWKSKDAAIYLVTSLASKSKTQKHGTTEVRELVNIIDFFNAHIAADLKSDKVDEFPVLKADAIKYVMAFRQIIPAEVLAAAIPCLINLLKGESTVVHTYAAHALERLFTVKLANGQPAIPVESVKPHIEPLLVNLFAAIELSGSEENEYVMKAIMRSLVLMKAEVGPYLQVIVGKLTEKLLLVSKNPSKPHFNHYLFEALSLSVRAGCQADAANVSIFEMALFPPFQDILSADIAEFIPYVFQIMSLMLEMHSDCPESYMALFPHLLMPVLWEKLGNVPPLVRLIQAYIEKGAAAIIKQGKVLGLLGVFQKLISSKANDHQGFYLMQSLLEHMETTALTEHIHKIFLLLFQRLAHSKTTKFVKGLLVFFSLFAVKHGADALVRMIEEIQAKMFGMVVEKLYIPEVQKVSGHIERKICAVGITKILTECPAVLEPPLHGYWIPLLQALVHLFELPEDDSLPDDEHFIEVEDTPGYQTAYSQLAFAGKHETDPFRGAVPDAKIFLAQGLKKICTTHPKLIESIKTGMDPKVALCLQGYLHTANITLG
- the LOC117304687 gene encoding exportin-2-like isoform X1, with protein sequence MKMEGTPQNLQTLAASLQQTLSANITERRAAESYLESVEGSANYSILLLQLVSKEDIDITIRISAAITFKNFVRRNWRVVEDVANKINDADRNVVKDQIIELMLRMPEQLQRQLSDSISIIGKEDFPHKWPKLLEQMKMKLESDDINAISGILRTGHSLFKRYRHEFKSQELWVEIKMVLDTLAEPLTKLFEKTAHLAQVKRQEPVPNVLSIKACYDALVLMSKVFYSLNYQDLPEYFEDNMKAWMTNFLTLVHDDVPLLHTKDTEEAGTLERLKSQICDNVALYAQKYDEEFGPFLPDFVTAIWNLLITTGSQVKYDLLVSNAIQFLASVADREHYKSLFESPEILSSICEKVIVPNMEFRASDEELFEFNPEEYIRRDIEGSDIDTRRRAACDLVRSLCKFFEAPVTQIFSNYVTAMLQLYASNPVNNWKSKDAAIYLVTSLASKSKTQKHGTTEVRELVNIIDFFNAHIAADLKSDKVDEFPVLKADAIKYVMAFRQIIPAEVLAAAIPCLINLLKGESTVVHTYAAHALERLFTVKLANGQPAIPVESVKPHIEPLLVNLFAAIELSGSEENEYVMKAIMRSLVLMKAEVGPYLQVIVGKLTEKLLLVSKNPSKPHFNHYLFEALSLSVRAGCQADAANVSIFEMALFPPFQDILSADIAEFIPYVFQIMSLMLEMHSDCPESYMALFPHLLMPVLWEKLGNVPPLVRLIQAYIEKGAAAIIKQGKVLGLLGVFQKLISSKANDHQGFYLMQSLLEHMETTALTEHIHKIFLLLFQRLAHSKTTKFVKGLLVFFSLFAVKHGADALVRMIEEIQAKMFGMVVEKLYIPEVQKVSGHIERKICAVGITKILTECPAVLEPPLHGYWIPLLQALVHLFELPEDDSLPDDEHFIEVEDTPGYQTAYSQLAFAGKHETDPFRGAVPDAKIFLAQGLKKICTTHPKLIESIKTGMDPKVALCLQGYLHTANITLG